DNA from Brachyspira aalborgi:
AAAGAAAAAATGAAAAAGATAATAAAAATTTTTGTAGATATAATTATGACTATATTATTATTTTTACTTACCGCATATCATTGGACGGGGGATACGATTCATGAATATTTGGGTTTTTCTCTATTCTTTTTCTTTATACTTCATCATATTCTTAATTTTAATTGGTATAAAAGTTTATTTAAAGGAAAATATAGCTTTAATAGAATATTGAATACTTTTATTAATACTATGCTTATAATTTGCATGCTCGGTTTAATGATAAGCGGAATAATGTTTTCCCGTAAAGTTTTATTCTTTCTTAATTTGGATGGAGGCGGAATGTTTAATCGCAGACTTCATATGCTTTCGGCTTCTTGGATTTTCGTTTTTATTTCAGCTCATATTGGAATGCATTGGGGAATGTTTATTGGTATGATGAAATTAAAAAAAATTAAAGCTATTATTTTAAGAATATTGATAAATATTTTAGGAATATCGATTGCAATTTATGGAATATTTTCTTTTGTAAAACGAAGATTATACGAGAAAATGTTTCTTCTTATAGATTACGCTTTTTTTGATTATGACGAGGCGATTATATTTTTCTTTTTAGATTATTTGGCAATTATGGGATTATTTATTTTTATAACTTATTATTTTTCTAATTATTCTAGTAAAGGATTTAGTTTAAATAAGTAGTTTGTTATTAATATAATAATTGAAATACTAAAAATAAATTATAAATTTGATTTGAAAGGAAAATAAAATTATGCAAAATAAAATATTAAATAATTATCGCATGCGGTTTATTTTAACTTTTATGTTATTTTTTATAAATTGTAATGCGTTTGGAGATAATATGCAAAATATTATAATAACGATTAAAAATAAAAAATACGAAGCGATTTTATACGATAATTCAACTACAAAAGAATTAATAAAAAAATTTCCTATTACTATAACTATGAGCGATTTAAACGGAAATGAAAAATATTATAATTTTTCTAAAAGTTTTTCGACTTCAAGCGAAAATGTGGCAAGCATAAATAAAGGCGATATAATGCTTTTTGGCGATAATTGTTTGGTAATATTTTATAAAAGTTTTTCGACTCGTTATAGATATACTAAATTAGGATATATAAAAAATACGGAAGATTTGGAAAACTCTTTTGGCAAAGGAGATATTAATATAACTTTTGAAATAGAATATTAAAAATACTTGACACTTAATTAAATACAATGATATAATAAATAAAAGCAATTTTAAAAATCAATAAATTAAAAAATTAAATTAAAAAAAAGGAGAAAAATATGCTTGGAAATTTCACTTATTGTAATCCGACAAAATTATATTTCGGAAAAGAATCCATTAAAGGACTTAATAAAGAATTGCCAAAATACGGTAAAAATGTTTTGCTTGTTTATGGCGGAGGCTCAATTAAAAAGAGCGGAATTTATAACGAGATTGTCAAAATTCTTAAAGAGAACGGAAAAGAAGTTTTTGAAGACGCGGGAGTTATGCCAAATCCTACGGTAGAAAAATTAAACGAAGGAGTGGACATAGCGAGAAAATCGAAAGCCGATTTCATTTTAGCGGTTGGCGGAGGTTCGGTTTGCGATTATGCTAAAGCCGTTTCGGTTTCGGTAAATTGCAAAGAAGACGCTTGGGAAAAGTATTATATTCGTTTTGAAGATGTCGATAAAGAAACTAAAATTATTCCAATAGGTTGCGTCTTAACAATGGTTGGAACGGGAAGCGAAATGAACGGAGGCTCGGTTATAACAAATCATTCTCAAAAATTAAAAATTGGGCATGTTTTCGGAGAAAATGTATTTCCTAAATTTTCAATATTAAATCCCGAATATACTTTTACTTTGCCAAAATATCAAATGGTTTCGGGAATTTACGATATAATGTCGCATATTTTAGAGCAATATTTTTCAGGAACTGACGATAACACTTCCGATTATATTATGGAAGGACTTTTAAAATCGCTAATTCATAGCTCCGAAATTGCAATTGAAAATCCAAAAGATTATGAAGCAAGAAGCAATATTATGTGGACGGCGACTTGGGCGTTAAATACATTAGTCGCAAAAGGAAAAACTCAAGATTGGGAAGTTCACATGCTCGGGCAAAGCGTTGGCGCTCATACTGACGCTACGCATGGAATGACGCTTGCTGCGGTTTCTATGCCTTATTATCGTTATATTCTTCCTTACGGGCTTGCAAAATTTAAAAGATATGCTATAAATGTATGGAATGTAAACGGAGAAAATAAATCTGATAAAGAAATTGCAGAAGAAGGTTTGGCTAAAATGGAAGCTTGGATGAAAAAAATCGGGCTTGTAATGAATATAACCGAACTTGGCGCAAAAGAAGAAATGCTTGACGGTATGGTTAAAAGTTCTTTAATTATGGAAGGCGGTTATAAAGTTCTTAATAAAGACGATATTAAAGCCATATTGAAAGCAAGTTTTTAAGAAGATATTATTAGTTTTTTCATGTTTAAATCCTAAATGATGTAAGGTTATCTTGTTATAAGCGAGGTAGCCTTATATTTTTTTAGGCTTGCAAAATAAAATTGTCTCTCCGCCCCAAGGCGAAAAAGTTCTTATATAATATTCGTAATCTTCGTTAATAACATTTTTTATAAATATTGGAATATTGTAAAAATCTTCCATAAAAAGTTTTCCGCCATGATAAATTGCAATCGCTAAAAATGGCTTGAATTTTTTTATTGTTTTTATAGAGCCTTCTAATATATTTTTTTCAGCACCTTCGACATCCATTTTTATATAATCTATTTTTTCAAAATTATTTTCTTCGACAAATTTATCTATCGTAATTGCATTTTTCTTTATAGTCGGAGTATTTTCTATCATTGAAATAAAATCAATTTCTTTTTCGGCGTTTGAAAGTAAAATATTTTTTGTAATTATATTATTTAATTTATATTTATCTTTAATTTTTTCTAATATTTTAAAAGCGTAATCGTCTGGCTCAAAAGCGTATATTCTTGCTTTATTAGAACATTTTTTTGAAAAGAAATAAGCCGTATCGCCTTTCCAAGCGCCAATGTCGAATATTGTAGCGTCTTCTTTTACTTCAAAAATATTTTTAACATCGTATTGTTTTAATGAAATTATATGGAATAATGCAAAAGCTCCTACTTCTTTTGGCAAGAAAATTCTTTTTGTAATAAGAAAAAATATCATTTTTCTAATCCAAAAAATTGTTGAAATAGTTCCATATTTTATACTAAAAAATAATTCTCTTTTAAAATTTTGATGAACATTCGGATAAAATGCTAACATATATCTGTATCTAACTATTTTTTCAAATAATTTTTTTGAATATTCTTCTTTAAGCATATCGTAAAATATATTAAAATTTTCTCCTTCAATTAAGGCTTTGATAAAATTATCTTCGCTTTCGATTTTTTCTATTTTATTTTTATCGAATTTTTTATTAATTAATTTTCTGCATTTGTTTAATAATTCTTGCGATATAGTTTTTTTATTATCGATTTGCATAAATTTCTCCCGAATAAGAATAAATGTTTAATGAGTTAACATAATTTTGTTTTAAAATTAAATTATTGAATTGAATTGAATTGAATTGAATTGAATTGAATTGAATTGAATTGAATTGAATTGAATTGAATTGAATTCATGTTGGCTCTCAAAACTTTTATAATCATAGAGAAATTATAAATTAAAATAAAAAAATGTCAAGTATCATAAATCTATTTTATAATAAAATTTTTATTTTTTAGCGATATATTATTAATTTTTACTTTTTTATTAATAATTTTATATATTTTACATAAAAATTATATAAAATTCTGCAATTAATTTAATAAAAAATTTGATTTTTGTAATTTTTTTGATTATACTATAAGCATAATGCATAATTTAGCTTTCTATGAAACCGCTTATCTTTTAAGCATCTTTAGAAAATGTAAAAACATTAATATTAAACAAATCTTATGTATTAAAAGGAGAGACTATGGGAAAAGTATATAAACCCGAAAGTATCCGCAATGTTGCCATTTTAGGGCATGTTGGAAGCGGCAAAACTACTCTAAACGAAGCCTTGCTTTTCAGAGCGAAATGCATAGATAAAAAAGGCGAAGTTGCAAGAGGAACAACCGTAAGCGATTATACGGACGAAGAGATAAAGCATAATATGTCTATTCGCACTTCTTTAAGCTTTATAGAATGGAAAGAGCATAAAATTAATTTGCTTGATATTCCAGGTTCGGGAGATTTTAGCGGAGAGATAAATCCCGCTTTGAGAGTCGCAGAATCTTGCATTGTCGTTATTGACGCGGAATTTGGAATTCAAATAGAAACGGAAAAGCATTGGCAGATGGCAAATAATTTTAAAAGACCTAGAATTATTTTTATCAATAAAATCGATAAGGATATGATTAATCATAAACAGTTGCTTGAAAAAATTGAGCATAATTTTAAAGAGCCTCCCGTTGTGCCAATTCAAATTCCTATGGGAAACGGAAAGGATTTTAAAGGCATAATAGATATTATTTATCATAAGGCTTTTTTCAGAGACGATAACGGAAATATTGTAGAAAAAGAAATTCCCGAAGAATATTACGAAGAATACAGAGCGACAAGAGATAAATTAAAAGAATTGGTATGCGAAGTTGACGACACTTTAACCGAAAGATTTTTATCGGGAGATAAATTCTCTGACGAAGAATATATAGAAGCGCTTACAAAATCGATATTGCAATATAAAGTCGTTCCTATATTATTTGGCACTTCATTAAAAGATATTGGGATGGGAGCGGTTTTAGATACGATAATAAGATATATGCCTTCGCCTTCTTATGTTCCTGCAACTAAAGGAAAAAATCCTATAACTAACGAAGAAGCGGAAAGAACTATATTAGGAAACGACCCTTTTGCGGCGTTTGTATTTAGAACGACTATCGACCAATATGCGGGAAGAATTTCGTTTTTTAAAGTTCGTTCGGGCAGTTTAAAAAGCGGCGATGAAATTTACAATTCAAGGACAGGAAAAAGAGAAAAAGTCGCTCATATATATATGGCAAGAGGAAAAAAACAAATAGAAACGGACGAAATAACGGCAGGAGATATTGGCGTTTTGGCGAAATTATCCGACTGCAAAACTGCGGATACTATAAGCTCGCCGAATTCTCCATTCCAATTTGAAAATTTAAAAATTCCTCAACCGATATTTTTTACAGCTATAAAGATATTGAAAAACGATGTTAAAGCTCGGGAAGTATTGGATACTATATCGCAAGAAGATTTAACTTTTAATGTGGAATCCGACAGCGAAACTAAAGAAACTATAATAAAGGCTATGGGAGATTTGCAAGTTAAATTGGCGTTAGAAAGAGTAATTGCCTTAACTAAAGCGGAAATCGAACAGAGCGTTCCGAGAGTTGCATATAGAGAAACTATAAGAAAGAAAGCGCAGGCTCAATACAGGCATAAAAAACAATCGGGCGGAAGCGGACAATTTGGCGAAGTGCATTTAGAAGTTGAACCTTTGCCAAGAGATGGCGGATACGAATTTGTAAACGATATATTTGGAGGCGCTATACCAAAACAATATATTCCTGGAGTTGAAAAGGGAATTCAAGACGCTTTACAACAGGGACCTTTGGGAAAATATCCTATGGTTGATATTAAAGTGAGAGTTTACGATGGAAAATATCATGATGTCGATTCTAATGAATTATCGTTTAGAATAGCGGGTTCTATGGCGGCAAAAGAGGCATTTAAAAACGCTTCTCCCGTTTTATTAGAGCCAATTATGAAAGTTATCGTATATGTTCCTGAAGAGTTTACGGGTTCTATAATGAACGAACTTACGGGGAAAAGGGGGAAAATACTTGGAATGGATGCGGCTTCTAATACCGTGCAGATGATTAAGGCGGAAGTGCCTTTATCGGAAATGCTTACTTATTCTATAGAAATGAAAGCGTCAACTTCGGGAAGAGGAACTTTTGAAATGGAACATTCGCATTATCAAGAGTTAACGGGACCTTTAGCTGATAAAGTTATAGAAGAGAGAAAAGCTTTATTGGAGGCTTCGGCTTGAATTTAGATTTGAAATTCGATATAAAAAATTTGATATTTTTTGTATTGTATAATATAATAATTAAATACTTAAATAGGAGATTATATGCTCAAAATAATTGACAAAATAATAAAAGAACATGTATTTGAAGATTTGGAATCAAAAGACAAAGATTCGCTATTTAAAACTTTAAGCGAAAAAATAGCGGCGGTTTCAACTCCATCGGCGGATGCAATTTTTGACGCTTTAAAAAAGAGAGAAACCGAATACACGACAAATATTGGAAACGGAGTAGCCGTTCCGCATGGTAGAATTCAAGGATACGGAAAAACCGATATATTCGTAGGTTTTCTTAAAGAAGAGATTAATTACGATTCGGATTCTGACGAAAAAACGCCCGTAAAATTAGTGTTCGCTATACTTTCTGACCTTGAAAATCCGCAAGATTATCTTTTGAATCTATCTCAAATATTCTTCTTGGTAAATCAAAAAGAAATACTTGATAAAGTTATGGAAACAAAAAGTTTTGAAGAACTTCAAAGCGTTTTGGAAGCTTTCAAAAAATTAGACGAAAAATTTGAAGCGGAAAAACAAATTAAATTCTTAATAGAATTGGAAAGAGCGGATATACAAATTAAAGCCTATGAGCTTTACAGTTCTACTCATGCTCAACAAAAATCGGATTTGGTTTTGGAAGAGTATAAAAAATATAAAGATACTATTTTAAGCAAAATAGATGTAGCCGTTTTGGAAAATTATAAAAGAATTAAAGAAGGCAAGGGCGAGGCTTTGGCAAAAATCGACAATTATAAATGTAGCGCCTGCAATGTAGCCATACCTAAAATGACGGTTAATGAAGTTAGAAGACAGAATCAAATAATAATGTGTTTCCATTGCGGAAGAATATTATTTACTACAGATTAATTTTTATTTAATAATTACAATGAATAAAAAAAATAATTTTGTAAGAATGGCTAAAAAGAATTATGTTATATTTTTCTTTTTAGCTTTCTTTATTGTTTATATAGACTCTTGTTCTTTAAGTCCAAATTCTGGAATAGAAGATTTTTATAATTATCCTAATCCTTTTAATTCAAAAGAAACAAACACGACTTATAAAGTTTCTATAAAAAGCGGAGAGATAATAAATGCAAAATTAGAAATTTATTCTACTTCTGGAGATTTGCTTGACAATAAAGATTTAACTGTCAATAAAAAAATAGCAACTTGCCAATGGTCTGGATTAGATAAAAATGGAAAATATTTACCCGCTGGAGTCTATACGGCAAAGATAACGATAAAAGATAATCAGGATTCTACTTTTATTGAAGAGTTTAAGACTTTTATAAAATAGATTTTTTAATCGTATTATTCTTTATTTTTACAAAAACATTTTTTACATAATAATCTATTTTAAGCATTCTAATAAATTTTAAAAGAATCCTTCACTTTTCGCTTCTTTGCTCATTAAATCGTTTAATGTTTCACGAATATTAGCATCGTTAAACAAAACATTATAAACCGCTTCGGTAATCGGCATATATATATTATTTTTTTTAGAATAATCATAAGCCGCTCTTGTGGCGTAAACTCCTTCGGCAACCTGTCCATGACTTTCCGATATAACTTCTTCGTATTTTTTTCCTCTTGCAAGCTCTCGCCCTAATCTATTATTTCTACTTAATCCGCTTGAACATGTGACTATCAAATCGCCAATGCCCGAAAGTCCATACATTGTGTCGATTCTTGCTCCTTTACTTAAAGCGAATCTTACTATTTCATGCAATCCTCTTGTTATTAAAGCCGCTTTTGTATTATCGCCAAGTTTAAGTCCATCGACTATTCCTCCTGCGATTGCTATAATATTTTTTAAAGCTCCGCCTATTTCCACTCCTTTTTGGTCGGTAGAATTATATATTCTTAATTTTGGCGGAACGGTTAAAATATCTCGCGCATATTCTGAAATTCCTTTTTCGCCTCCGACTACTATTGCAGTAGGAATTCCTTTTGCAGTTTCTTCTGCATGAGAAGGTCCCGATAAAGTTAATATATTCAAATCGCCCGAGATAACGCTTCTTGCAACTTCGCTCATAGTTTTTCCCGTTTTTCTATCAAGTCCTTTTGTAGCCGAAATTAAAATTTGTTCGTTTTTTATAAAAGGTTCTATATTTTTACAAGCTTCATAAAATGCAAAAGAAGGCGTTACTATAATTATAATTTCAGAATCGTTTACGACTTCTTTAATATCCATAGTGAAAAAAATATTTTTATTTAATTCAATATTTTTCAAATAATTATCGTTTCTATGATTTTCGTTTAATAATTTATAACTTTTTTCGCTGTGAACCCAGACTTTTATATTATGCTTTTCAGAAAAAATATTTGCAAGCGCAAGTCCCCAACCGCCAGCTCCAATAACGCTTATATTTGACATAATCGTCCCTTAATACAATATTAAAATTTCAAATATTAAAAAGTATAACATATATATTTTTAATGTAAAGTCAAACTATAGAATTATATTTATTTTATAAAATAAAATATGATAAAATAAAAATAAAACTTCTTTATATATTGAAAATAATTCCGAATAATGTTAACATAATGTATAGTAATAATAAAATAATTTTTAAGAATCACTTATGAGCGGCGTTTATATTATAGTTTTTATATCTGTATTTTTTATACTTCTTCTAATAGCGGCAAAGATATTGGCTAAATCTTTTAAGTATATCGCTTCGGATACTGAAAAAGCTAAAAGATTCATAAGCGAAGGAAAAAACGATTTAGCTATAGAAAAACTTAGAAATATTCTTTCCAAAAATAAAGTCGAAAAAGGAGAGAGAGCAAAAATTCATTCAATGATAGGAGAATGTTATTATAAAACCGAAGAATATCCTTTTGCAATAGTGGAATATAGACATGCTTTAGACGAAGGATATTATTCTCCCGAATTAGTTTTATCTCTTGGAAAATGTTTAAGTAAAATCGGAAAAAACGAAGAAGCTTTATCTCAATTTCTTACTTTATTAAAGTTAGATAATAATTATAAAACTATAGTCTCAATGGAAATTGGAATTATATATTATGAAAATCATCAATATGAAACGGCATTTAAATATTTTGATAATGTTTTGGAAATTGATAAAACAAATAAAGAGGCTTTGAAATATAAGGCTTATTGTTTTGTAAATATGGAAAATTATATTGAAGCTATTTCTATAATGGAAAATATTATAAGGAAAAATCAAGGAGACACTTTATTAAATTATAATTTGGGACGCGCTTATAAAGGCAGAGGAAATTATAAAAGCGCAATAAAATATTATAGAGTTTCTTCTCATGATAAACTTTACGCGGTAAAATCTTTGTATGAAATCGCTTTATGCTATATAGAATTAAATAATATAGAGCTTGCTATAACGGCTTTAGATTTGGCGATAGAATACAATAGCCCAGATAGAGATTTGAGATTAGCGATTTTATACACTTTGGTAGAATGCTACGATAAAATGAAAAATGTAAATAAAGCTATAGAAGTATTGGAAAATATTATTATTATAGATTCTAATTATAAAGATGTAAGCAAAAAATTATTGGAATATAAAGAATCTCGATATAGCGAAGGAATTAAAAGTTTCTTTAGGCTTGAAAACGAAGCTTTTTCAGATTTCGCTTTAAAAATAGTTTCTTGTATGAATTTAATTCCTTATTCTTTAAAGACTACTAATAAAAAATATTTGATTGTATTCGCTAAAGAAGGAAAAGGTTTGCATGCCGCTAAAAAAGTAATATTTTTCAGAAAATCTTACGCTCCAATATTTAACGAAGAGCTTATTCAATTATACGATTATGCCGTAAGTTATAATATAGTCAATTCAACGCTCGTGACAAGCGCTATGGCAAGTCCAGATGCTATAAGATACGCTTCAATTTCAAGAATAGAGATAGTCGGAATAAAACGATTAGAAGGTTTGGTTGAAAAAGCTAATTTTACAAATTTGCCTGTTGGCGTTACAAGAGGCGAAGAAAAACTCGATTGGATATTATAATTATTATCTTTCAATTTCTAATTTTTTAATATATTTACATAAAACTATTGCTATTTTTTAATAAATACATTATAATTCAATCATTATGAATAGAAAATTGAATTATTACAAGCCAAGCCAAGCCAAGCCAAGCCAAGCCAAGCCAAGCCAAGCCAAGCCAATACTTTAAACTTTTTCAAATTTTATGTTTACTTATTTATAAGAAATATTATATTTCATTTTATAAAAAATTATCTATTAATAAAAATAAATCTTTTTGGCTTTATGAATATATTTTTAATATTTCAAATGCGGATATTAATTTATATTTAAATAATTCAATAAAAGGAGTATAAAAATGGTGAGATTTTTAAGGAAAATATTTGTAGTATTACCGTTTATATTAAGATTAATATTTATGTTTAAGCCAGATTATATAAATTTTATACAAACTATTTATAATAAAAATAATAATCTATTTTTAATTATAATTTTAATAATATCAATTTTATATATTATAAATTTAATCGCTTTTATAATTTCTGGAAAAAATAGAGTAAATATAAAATATGTCAAAGGAAATGATACTTTTAAATTAAAAGGCAAAAAAGACAATTTTATTATAACTAAAAACGGTAAACATCAATTTTTAGTTAAAGACGGAATGATTATTGCGTATAAACCAACTAAATTATTTAGTAGATTTAAATATTATAAAAAAAGATAAGGAGATAATTATGGGTTTATTTGACTTTTTAAAAAAAAATTCGGATGATGATGAAATAATCAGTGTAGACCTTAATTCCTACGAAGAAGAGCCTTCTAATTGGTTTGAAAATATCTTGGACAATGCCTCAAATGCAGTTAAAAATTTTACAGGGGAAAATGAAAGAAGAGAAATAGTAGAGGAGACTAAACAGGAATATATTAAATCGAGAGAAGAAATCGAAGATATTGTCTATAAATTAAATAATACAATAGACGAATTTAATGGAAAAATATTAGAATTAAATTTAATTAGAGGAAATAGAGTAAAATTAAATGTGGAAAAATTAGGTTCTTTTTTATCAACCTTTGGGAATATAAAAGATATGTCGGAATATTCTGAAGAAAAGAAGAAAATATTTATTAAAATACCATCAAGATTATTTGAAGAAGTTGAAGATTATATAGAGGATATAGATTGGAGTAATGACGAAGTATTTTGCAGAACATTTTTTCAAGGCGGTATATTTGCAGCAATATTTACAAGAAGGCAAAATATAAAAATGCTTGAAAGACTTGAAGAATTTAAAAATAGTGTGATAGATAAAAAAGATAAATTAAATAATAAAATCAAAATGATTAAAAAAGTGGATATGAGAATATGCGATTTATACATAGAGATAATAGAAAAAATAAGCGATTATATAAAATTAAAAATTATTCCTCAAATAGAAGTAATACAGAGTTTTTTAGAATGCGAAAGCGTAAAAAATGTTTATATTGCGGATACGAAAGCTAAAACTATAGAAAATGTAGAATATGAAACAGATATTAAACTTTATGATAATACAATATACCAAAAGCATTTTAATTTTATAAGAAACGCTTTCTGGTTTTATATATTATCGGCAAATATATATTCTTCGCCCGTATTAACAAAATTACTAAAAAATAAGAGATTAACAAAGGACGATATAAAAGAGCTTGAAGGACAAAAATTATTATGTCAAAAACAAATGAAATTTTTAGAAAACAATAAAATATAAAATATTTAAGGAGAATTTATTATGAGCGATTTAAAAGAAGTTATAAATTTGCGAGATAAGTTTTTTGAAGAACAAGAAAAACTATATTTGGCTATGGTTAATCAAATCAATAGTCAAATGAAAGAGCTATTAAAAAATGATTTAGGAAATCAACTTGCTAATAATTGTGCCAGAGATTTTGCGGGCGAGATTGTTAGAAATTATTTACCCGTAAATACGGGCGAAATGTAT
Protein-coding regions in this window:
- the fusA gene encoding elongation factor G, whose protein sequence is MGKVYKPESIRNVAILGHVGSGKTTLNEALLFRAKCIDKKGEVARGTTVSDYTDEEIKHNMSIRTSLSFIEWKEHKINLLDIPGSGDFSGEINPALRVAESCIVVIDAEFGIQIETEKHWQMANNFKRPRIIFINKIDKDMINHKQLLEKIEHNFKEPPVVPIQIPMGNGKDFKGIIDIIYHKAFFRDDNGNIVEKEIPEEYYEEYRATRDKLKELVCEVDDTLTERFLSGDKFSDEEYIEALTKSILQYKVVPILFGTSLKDIGMGAVLDTIIRYMPSPSYVPATKGKNPITNEEAERTILGNDPFAAFVFRTTIDQYAGRISFFKVRSGSLKSGDEIYNSRTGKREKVAHIYMARGKKQIETDEITAGDIGVLAKLSDCKTADTISSPNSPFQFENLKIPQPIFFTAIKILKNDVKAREVLDTISQEDLTFNVESDSETKETIIKAMGDLQVKLALERVIALTKAEIEQSVPRVAYRETIRKKAQAQYRHKKQSGGSGQFGEVHLEVEPLPRDGGYEFVNDIFGGAIPKQYIPGVEKGIQDALQQGPLGKYPMVDIKVRVYDGKYHDVDSNELSFRIAGSMAAKEAFKNASPVLLEPIMKVIVYVPEEFTGSIMNELTGKRGKILGMDAASNTVQMIKAEVPLSEMLTYSIEMKASTSGRGTFEMEHSHYQELTGPLADKVIEERKALLEASA
- a CDS encoding FlgD immunoglobulin-like domain containing protein; translated protein: MNKKNNFVRMAKKNYVIFFFLAFFIVYIDSCSLSPNSGIEDFYNYPNPFNSKETNTTYKVSIKSGEIINAKLEIYSTSGDLLDNKDLTVNKKIATCQWSGLDKNGKYLPAGVYTAKITIKDNQDSTFIEEFKTFIK
- a CDS encoding PTS sugar transporter subunit IIA is translated as MLKIIDKIIKEHVFEDLESKDKDSLFKTLSEKIAAVSTPSADAIFDALKKRETEYTTNIGNGVAVPHGRIQGYGKTDIFVGFLKEEINYDSDSDEKTPVKLVFAILSDLENPQDYLLNLSQIFFLVNQKEILDKVMETKSFEELQSVLEAFKKLDEKFEAEKQIKFLIELERADIQIKAYELYSSTHAQQKSDLVLEEYKKYKDTILSKIDVAVLENYKRIKEGKGEALAKIDNYKCSACNVAIPKMTVNEVRRQNQIIMCFHCGRILFTTD
- a CDS encoding FkbM family methyltransferase codes for the protein MQIDNKKTISQELLNKCRKLINKKFDKNKIEKIESEDNFIKALIEGENFNIFYDMLKEEYSKKLFEKIVRYRYMLAFYPNVHQNFKRELFFSIKYGTISTIFWIRKMIFFLITKRIFLPKEVGAFALFHIISLKQYDVKNIFEVKEDATIFDIGAWKGDTAYFFSKKCSNKARIYAFEPDDYAFKILEKIKDKYKLNNIITKNILLSNAEKEIDFISMIENTPTIKKNAITIDKFVEENNFEKIDYIKMDVEGAEKNILEGSIKTIKKFKPFLAIAIYHGGKLFMEDFYNIPIFIKNVINEDYEYYIRTFSPWGGETILFCKPKKI
- a CDS encoding NAD(P)H-dependent glycerol-3-phosphate dehydrogenase, giving the protein MSNISVIGAGGWGLALANIFSEKHNIKVWVHSEKSYKLLNENHRNDNYLKNIELNKNIFFTMDIKEVVNDSEIIIIVTPSFAFYEACKNIEPFIKNEQILISATKGLDRKTGKTMSEVARSVISGDLNILTLSGPSHAEETAKGIPTAIVVGGEKGISEYARDILTVPPKLRIYNSTDQKGVEIGGALKNIIAIAGGIVDGLKLGDNTKAALITRGLHEIVRFALSKGARIDTMYGLSGIGDLIVTCSSGLSRNNRLGRELARGKKYEEVISESHGQVAEGVYATRAAYDYSKKNNIYMPITEAVYNVLFNDANIRETLNDLMSKEAKSEGFF
- a CDS encoding tetratricopeptide repeat protein: MSGVYIIVFISVFFILLLIAAKILAKSFKYIASDTEKAKRFISEGKNDLAIEKLRNILSKNKVEKGERAKIHSMIGECYYKTEEYPFAIVEYRHALDEGYYSPELVLSLGKCLSKIGKNEEALSQFLTLLKLDNNYKTIVSMEIGIIYYENHQYETAFKYFDNVLEIDKTNKEALKYKAYCFVNMENYIEAISIMENIIRKNQGDTLLNYNLGRAYKGRGNYKSAIKYYRVSSHDKLYAVKSLYEIALCYIELNNIELAITALDLAIEYNSPDRDLRLAILYTLVECYDKMKNVNKAIEVLENIIIIDSNYKDVSKKLLEYKESRYSEGIKSFFRLENEAFSDFALKIVSCMNLIPYSLKTTNKKYLIVFAKEGKGLHAAKKVIFFRKSYAPIFNEELIQLYDYAVSYNIVNSTLVTSAMASPDAIRYASISRIEIVGIKRLEGLVEKANFTNLPVGVTRGEEKLDWIL
- a CDS encoding iron-containing alcohol dehydrogenase, with product MLGNFTYCNPTKLYFGKESIKGLNKELPKYGKNVLLVYGGGSIKKSGIYNEIVKILKENGKEVFEDAGVMPNPTVEKLNEGVDIARKSKADFILAVGGGSVCDYAKAVSVSVNCKEDAWEKYYIRFEDVDKETKIIPIGCVLTMVGTGSEMNGGSVITNHSQKLKIGHVFGENVFPKFSILNPEYTFTLPKYQMVSGIYDIMSHILEQYFSGTDDNTSDYIMEGLLKSLIHSSEIAIENPKDYEARSNIMWTATWALNTLVAKGKTQDWEVHMLGQSVGAHTDATHGMTLAAVSMPYYRYILPYGLAKFKRYAINVWNVNGENKSDKEIAEEGLAKMEAWMKKIGLVMNITELGAKEEMLDGMVKSSLIMEGGYKVLNKDDIKAILKASF
- a CDS encoding cyclophilin-like fold protein; the protein is MQNIIITIKNKKYEAILYDNSTTKELIKKFPITITMSDLNGNEKYYNFSKSFSTSSENVASINKGDIMLFGDNCLVIFYKSFSTRYRYTKLGYIKNTEDLENSFGKGDINITFEIEY
- a CDS encoding DUF4405 domain-containing protein; translation: MKKIIKIFVDIIMTILLFLLTAYHWTGDTIHEYLGFSLFFFFILHHILNFNWYKSLFKGKYSFNRILNTFINTMLIICMLGLMISGIMFSRKVLFFLNLDGGGMFNRRLHMLSASWIFVFISAHIGMHWGMFIGMMKLKKIKAIILRILINILGISIAIYGIFSFVKRRLYEKMFLLIDYAFFDYDEAIIFFFLDYLAIMGLFIFITYYFSNYSSKGFSLNK